Below is a genomic region from bacterium.
TTGGCTGGGTCCACGCCGGCCTTCCGCGCGAGCGTCAGCGCCTCGGCGACGCCCAGGATCGTCAACGACAGGACGAGCTGGTTGCAGGCCTTCGTGACCTGGCCTGCGCCGTGCCCGCCGATGTGAACAATGTTCTTGCCCATCTTCTGAAAGACCGGGAGGACCCGCTCGAACGTCGCGGGCTTGCCGCCGACCATGATCGAGAGCGTGGCCTCGAGGGCACCCTTCTCGCCGCCGGACACCGGTGCATCGAGCATCTCGGCACCGCGCGCCGCGAGCGCCTCGGCGATCTCCAGGGTCGCGACCGGCGACACCGTGCTCATGTCCACCACGACGGCGCCGGCGCGGACGCCCTCGACCACCCCGTCCGCCCCCAGGATCACCTGGCGCACGTCGGGCGTGTCGGCGACCATCGTGATCGTGATATCGCTGTGCGCGGCGACGTCCTTGGCCGAGGCGCCCTCGCGCGCGCCCGCGGCGATCAAGTCCACGGCCTTCTGCCGTGTGCGGTTCCATACCCTGACCTCGTATCCCGCGTCGATCAGGTGTGTCGCCATCGGCCGTCCCATGATGCCGAGGCCGATGAAGCCGATACGTTCTGCCACGCGCTCACCCCCGCTTTGGCCGAAAGTCGCGGTCGGTCCCCGGCGCGCCGCCCCGGGCCGCGCGCCGGGCTCATCCACCCGCGCCGCTTGTATCCGCCGCGGCGCGCGCGCTTTCCTTCGGCGCGGCGGCGATCGCATGGGTCGCTAGGGGTGGCGGGGTGCGTTTTACCCGCGTTCGCGCCCGCCTTGACGAGCACGCGCGGGGCGTGTATAGTGAGCACGAGTTCAAGCGAAGCGACCACGACGTCGACTGGCCGGGATGCCCGCAGGTACTGCGGGCATTGTTGTTTTCGGCGAACGCCAAGGGAGGGACGACGCGCGTGGTCGGCCGCATCGTTATCGCAGACGACGAAACCGTGATCCGCATGGGGGTCCGTTGCATTCTTGAGGAGGCAGGGTACGCGGTC
It encodes:
- a CDS encoding NAD(P)-dependent oxidoreductase, producing the protein MAERIGFIGLGIMGRPMATHLIDAGYEVRVWNRTRQKAVDLIAAGAREGASAKDVAAHSDITITMVADTPDVRQVILGADGVVEGVRAGAVVVDMSTVSPVATLEIAEALAARGAEMLDAPVSGGEKGALEATLSIMVGGKPATFERVLPVFQKMGKNIVHIGGHGAGQVTKACNQLVLSLTILGVAEALTLARKAGVDPAKVRSALLGGFAQSRVLELHGQRMLDDNFEPGFRTRLYHKDMGIVTETGRALDVPLLGAGLAAQLYQAAMNKGFAELDYSVLARVVAEMAGS